Proteins encoded together in one Prunus dulcis chromosome 3, ALMONDv2, whole genome shotgun sequence window:
- the LOC117622988 gene encoding heavy metal-associated isoprenylated plant protein 32-like yields MSESDGNTGFMSCQLKLDTSTPGWHKTMTKVLSKIKGLSYTIDAQAGIAHVSGTIEPDTLLKLLSKSGKHAELLWIDSGYKHQFYTAKPVANYRNGHGYGQGYYNNHDYGYYNPNGTGNSYPIATDPYHHQRYYPNYHERTPQPLSFPQPPPRMEIHPFYDPDTQCTIM; encoded by the exons ATGTCGGAGTCCGATGGCAATACTGGTTTCATG AGTTGTCAATTGAAATTGGATACCAGCACCCCTGGATGGCATAAGACCATGACCAAAGTTTTAAGCAAAATCAAGG GGTTGTCTTACACCATTGATGCACAAGCCGGGATTGCGCATGTTTCGGGCACAATCGAGCCGGACACCCTTCTCAAGTTATTATCAAAATCAGGGAAGCATGCAGAGCTGCTTTGGATTGACTCGGGATATAAGCATCAGTTCTACACGGCAAAGCCTGTTGCTAATTACAGAAATGGACATGGTTATGGGCAGGGTTATTATAATAATCATGATTATGGATATTATAATCCCAATGGAACAGGTAATTCCTACCCTATAGCAACAGATCCCTACCATCATCAACGGTACTACCCTAATTACCATGAGCGGACGCCACAACCGCTGAGTTTTCCACAACCACCGCCGCGGATGGAGATTCACCCGTTTTATGATCCGGACACCCAATGCACCATCATGTGA